A single region of the Candidatus Bathyarchaeota archaeon genome encodes:
- the argH gene encoding argininosuccinate lyase, with protein sequence MNSSVYRSRLSGEATEQAARFMSSIKEDNRILVDDILGTMAHNLMLYERGIISHQDLKKILAALEELRTLWIQGKVELNQKFEDVHEFIEGYVLEKAGLDVGGKMHTGRSRNDQVALDQRLCLRRELNDISEKILDLIQALLERAAENCDSPMVGYTHTQHAQITTFSHYLLAYVDALFRDLERIRGCYSRINKSPLGSCALAGSSLPLDREMTARLLGFEGLVENSIDGVSSRDFAVEALACSAILMADLSRISEDLILWSSSEFGYVEVADAYSSTSSVMPHKKNPCTLELIRGKTGTVYGGLLGLLTSVKGLMTGYNRDLQEAKKILWTSIDTVKESLEILTPIFKTLKVNRDRMFEVASGSYAQAIDLAEELVGRGLSFREAHRLVGNIVRGLVESKRLLVSLSPEEIGEASQRILGKRVDMTLEDLERIFNPYTSISSRRTLGSPNPEEVNRMVRYRLKRLDDSKRDIKNEVERLERVWKDLLDMVNSIISR encoded by the coding sequence TTGAACTCAAGTGTTTACAGGTCGAGGTTGAGTGGTGAGGCGACTGAGCAGGCTGCCAGATTCATGTCCTCAATAAAGGAGGATAATAGAATTCTGGTCGACGATATTCTGGGGACGATGGCGCATAATCTGATGCTCTATGAGAGAGGAATAATATCACATCAAGATCTCAAGAAGATTCTTGCTGCTCTTGAGGAGCTCCGCACATTATGGATTCAAGGAAAGGTTGAGCTCAACCAGAAATTTGAGGATGTTCACGAGTTCATTGAAGGCTACGTCTTAGAGAAGGCTGGTTTGGATGTTGGTGGGAAGATGCATACAGGCCGCTCAAGAAACGATCAAGTCGCCCTGGACCAGAGATTATGTTTGAGGAGGGAGCTGAACGATATCAGTGAGAAGATTTTAGACCTCATCCAAGCCTTGCTTGAAAGGGCGGCTGAGAATTGCGATAGCCCTATGGTCGGCTACACTCACACCCAACATGCGCAGATCACCACCTTCAGCCATTACCTACTCGCTTACGTCGACGCCTTATTCAGAGATCTTGAACGCATCAGAGGATGTTATTCAAGAATCAACAAGTCACCTCTAGGTTCATGTGCCCTCGCAGGCTCAAGTCTCCCATTGGACAGGGAGATGACGGCCAGACTCCTCGGCTTCGAAGGTCTGGTTGAGAACTCCATAGACGGGGTGAGTAGCAGAGACTTCGCCGTTGAGGCCCTTGCATGTTCAGCCATCCTGATGGCTGATTTGAGCAGAATATCAGAGGACCTAATCCTATGGTCGAGCAGCGAATTCGGCTATGTAGAGGTAGCAGACGCCTACTCCTCAACATCAAGCGTCATGCCCCATAAGAAGAATCCATGCACCCTAGAGTTGATCAGGGGCAAGACAGGAACAGTCTATGGGGGGTTACTGGGTTTGCTTACCTCTGTGAAAGGGTTGATGACAGGCTACAACAGGGACCTGCAGGAAGCTAAGAAAATCTTATGGACCAGCATAGACACTGTTAAGGAGTCTCTTGAAATTCTCACCCCAATATTCAAGACACTGAAAGTAAACAGGGATAGAATGTTTGAGGTAGCCTCAGGAAGCTACGCCCAAGCCATAGACTTGGCTGAGGAGCTTGTTGGGAGAGGCCTATCCTTTAGGGAGGCCCATAGGCTCGTAGGAAACATTGTAAGAGGCCTCGTTGAGTCTAAGAGATTGTTGGTTAGCCTGAGTCCGGAGGAGATAGGTGAGGCTTCACAGAGGATCCTCGGTAAGAGAGTGGATATGACCTTGGAGGATCTCGAAAGAATATTCAACCCATATACTTCTATCAGCTCCCGCAGAACTTTGGGAAGCCCGAATCCAGAAGAAGTTAATAGAATGGTCAGATATAGGTTGAAGAGGCTTGATGATTCGAAGAGGGATATTAAAAATGAGGTTGAGAGGCTTGAGAGAGTCTGGAAAGACCTGCTCGATATGGTCAATTCCATAATAAGTCGGTGA
- a CDS encoding acyl-CoA dehydrogenase family protein: MDFYLSKKEQDLKIRVYEFASKELASKSMEIDRTGKFPWENVKAMADRGLFGLPFPEEYGGSSFGLVGYCIALEELARACRNTATINLAHTMSAYSIHLFGNDEQKNRFLKPMVEGRILGALAVTERTGGSDVASIRTEAKASGDEYIINGEKSYITNAGEAQVYLVLASTDKSKGAKGLSVFIIEKDTGGLSLGGVEDLTGFRAISNGQILFEDCRVPRENLVGGEGEGLKIALSCIDRGRVGLASIGVGLAQAALDASVEYSKKRSQFGRSLSEFQAVQFMIADIATETEAARLLTYYAASKADRGDRFTVEAAMAKLYSSEAAMRAALKAIQIHGGYGLSRQSPVERMIREAKALAIMEGTSEIQRMVIARGQTKD; encoded by the coding sequence GTGGACTTCTACCTATCAAAAAAGGAACAGGACCTGAAGATTCGGGTTTACGAGTTCGCATCCAAAGAATTAGCGTCCAAGTCAATGGAGATAGACAGAACAGGAAAATTTCCATGGGAGAACGTTAAGGCTATGGCTGATAGAGGCTTATTTGGTCTACCCTTCCCTGAAGAGTATGGAGGGTCAAGTTTTGGTCTTGTTGGCTACTGCATAGCTTTAGAGGAGTTAGCTAGAGCATGCCGTAACACTGCAACTATAAACCTCGCCCACACAATGTCAGCATACAGCATCCACCTCTTCGGGAACGATGAACAGAAAAATCGTTTCCTGAAACCTATGGTGGAAGGCAGGATCTTAGGGGCACTAGCCGTCACCGAACGTACAGGAGGCTCGGACGTAGCCTCGATAAGAACCGAGGCGAAAGCCTCAGGTGACGAATACATAATAAACGGTGAGAAGAGTTACATAACGAATGCTGGGGAAGCCCAAGTCTATTTGGTATTGGCCTCAACCGATAAGAGTAAGGGAGCGAAGGGTCTTAGCGTATTCATAATCGAGAAGGATACTGGAGGCTTGAGTTTAGGAGGGGTTGAAGATCTGACAGGCTTCAGGGCCATATCGAACGGTCAGATACTATTCGAAGATTGCCGCGTACCGAGAGAGAATCTAGTCGGCGGTGAAGGTGAAGGACTCAAGATAGCCCTCTCATGCATAGACAGAGGTAGAGTAGGTTTGGCCTCCATAGGTGTAGGCTTGGCCCAAGCTGCACTCGACGCCTCAGTAGAATACTCTAAGAAGAGAAGCCAGTTCGGAAGGTCCCTATCGGAATTCCAGGCAGTACAGTTCATGATAGCGGATATTGCGACTGAGACTGAGGCAGCTAGACTCCTAACATACTACGCCGCCTCAAAAGCAGATCGAGGAGATAGATTCACCGTCGAGGCGGCTATGGCGAAACTATACAGTTCAGAAGCTGCGATGCGTGCAGCCTTGAAAGCCATTCAGATCCATGGAGGATATGGACTCTCAAGACAGAGCCCCGTAGAGAGGATGATTAGGGAGGCGAAGGCCCTAGCCATAATGGAAGGTACGTCTGAGATTCAGCGAATGGTGATTGCGCGAGGTCAAACCAAAGATTGA
- a CDS encoding DNRLRE domain-containing protein, which translates to MRVEMESTAYLKAPQVTLIFILTLASSFVSSESHAAILKPTQDGYIDSMQPSVDFSGSNLYVEYYYFKPHSRQRWSFLLFDLSSIPVDSKIESAELHVYAFDVHGTLRVGAYRSMDTAWSEKELYWTQARVASVSRRAADTKQLSNIAWYVFNVSSEVEEALRDRKLTLVLKPDYSEGFEHAASAVFYSSDQPGRFNSPRLEIVYTSPTVTPAQPKGKVTLKLSVEPRKVQVGTDLSIFGDLKIDGSPLKEKTVKIEYSLEGSAWTTISKVETDSDGTFELRWKPEKEGHIRLRATFEDGGYTVEDSIDLEVEVKPTHLNLTYITVAAAATSAVILILGIDIVRRRRGQYRLFEKGVAKPEAEVVVTEAKRLEAPATVPSLKVKVEAEPRYVSTGHRGLDRLLCGGLRHNYVVALTSPSCDEVDLLLHRFLEAGLEAGNSALYVTKRFDIELANKHPKKLYHVICNPQVEVEAKKPNIYRVRGLENLTELNITVARALEDMGETDGRISCIDLLSDILLQHGPAATRKWLLDYVSRMKSRSLTTIATINSKMHPKEELEALLDIFDGQIEIWEKETERGFQRFMRIKRMYNVNYVDETLSIAKTDFL; encoded by the coding sequence GTGCGTGTCGAGATGGAGTCAACAGCATATCTTAAGGCTCCGCAGGTAACGTTGATCTTTATCTTGACACTCGCCTCATCCTTTGTTAGCTCAGAGTCTCATGCAGCTATTCTGAAGCCCACCCAAGACGGCTATATAGATTCAATGCAGCCCTCAGTGGATTTCTCAGGCTCAAACCTCTATGTTGAGTATTACTATTTCAAACCACATAGTAGACAGAGGTGGAGCTTTCTACTATTCGATCTCTCAAGCATTCCAGTAGATAGTAAAATTGAGTCTGCTGAGTTACATGTCTACGCTTTCGATGTTCATGGAACCCTCAGGGTAGGAGCCTATAGAAGCATGGATACAGCTTGGAGTGAGAAGGAGCTTTACTGGACACAAGCTAGAGTAGCTTCAGTAAGTCGGAGAGCAGCTGACACCAAACAATTATCAAACATAGCATGGTATGTATTCAATGTGAGTTCGGAGGTTGAAGAAGCCCTCCGAGACAGAAAGTTGACTTTGGTCCTGAAGCCAGATTACTCTGAAGGGTTTGAGCATGCTGCAAGCGCAGTCTTCTACTCGAGCGACCAGCCTGGAAGGTTCAACTCCCCAAGACTCGAAATAGTCTACACAAGTCCAACTGTGACTCCCGCCCAACCAAAAGGCAAGGTCACATTGAAGTTGAGTGTGGAGCCACGCAAGGTCCAGGTTGGGACAGATCTCTCAATATTCGGCGACTTGAAGATAGATGGATCACCCCTCAAAGAGAAGACTGTGAAGATCGAATATTCACTTGAAGGTTCGGCTTGGACGACAATATCAAAAGTGGAGACAGATTCTGACGGAACCTTCGAATTGAGATGGAAACCTGAGAAGGAGGGTCATATCAGATTGAGGGCAACATTTGAAGATGGAGGGTACACTGTTGAAGATTCCATTGACCTGGAGGTTGAAGTGAAACCGACCCATCTGAATTTGACCTACATAACTGTTGCAGCCGCTGCCACATCAGCTGTAATACTCATCTTGGGAATCGATATTGTGCGGCGGCGGCGAGGCCAGTACAGGCTGTTTGAGAAAGGGGTGGCTAAGCCTGAGGCAGAAGTTGTGGTCACTGAGGCTAAAAGGTTGGAGGCCCCAGCTACGGTTCCAAGCCTCAAAGTCAAGGTTGAGGCTGAACCAAGATATGTCTCGACAGGCCACAGAGGCCTAGACAGGCTGCTGTGTGGTGGCCTACGCCACAATTATGTAGTGGCCTTAACCTCACCCTCATGCGATGAAGTTGATCTTCTACTACATAGATTCTTAGAGGCTGGATTGGAGGCTGGCAACTCCGCATTATATGTCACAAAGAGGTTCGACATTGAACTTGCAAATAAACATCCAAAGAAGCTATACCACGTAATATGTAACCCCCAGGTTGAGGTGGAGGCAAAGAAACCAAACATTTACAGGGTGAGAGGGCTGGAAAATCTTACGGAGTTGAATATAACGGTTGCAAGGGCCCTGGAAGATATGGGTGAGACTGATGGAAGAATATCATGTATAGACTTACTCTCAGACATACTTCTGCAACATGGACCCGCCGCAACTAGGAAATGGCTCCTAGACTATGTTTCAAGAATGAAGTCGAGGTCCCTGACAACCATCGCAACCATAAACTCTAAGATGCATCCCAAAGAAGAGTTAGAAGCTCTCCTAGACATATTCGACGGGCAAATAGAGATTTGGGAGAAGGAGACTGAGAGGGGATTCCAAAGATTCATGAGAATAAAGAGAATGTACAATGTAAATTATGTTGATGAAACCTTATCCATCGCAAAGACCGACTTCCTATGA
- a CDS encoding CoA-binding protein — protein sequence MAQSIRGDIKNILSRYRTVAVVGVSRDPLKDSRIVAEYLMSRGYEVIPINPFIDELLGKRCYKTLLDMPEEVAGRIDIVDIFRPAEETTQIVEQAIRLRKMFGRPDVIWMQLGIVNEEAARMAEEAGMVVIMDRCIKIEHSRMKDTTKTWSACRDGVNSIS from the coding sequence ATGGCTCAGAGCATAAGGGGAGACATCAAGAATATTCTTTCAAGATATAGGACAGTGGCTGTTGTAGGGGTTTCAAGAGATCCGTTGAAGGATAGCCGTATCGTAGCTGAGTATTTGATGTCTCGAGGCTATGAAGTTATTCCAATAAACCCTTTCATCGACGAGCTTCTTGGAAAGAGATGTTACAAGACCCTTCTAGATATGCCTGAGGAAGTGGCGGGGAGGATAGATATAGTCGACATATTCAGGCCAGCCGAGGAAACCACACAAATAGTGGAGCAGGCGATCAGGTTGAGGAAGATGTTTGGGAGGCCTGACGTTATCTGGATGCAGCTTGGCATCGTCAATGAGGAGGCCGCTAGAATGGCTGAGGAGGCTGGAATGGTCGTCATCATGGATAGATGCATCAAGATCGAACATTCAAGAATGAAAGATACAACAAAAACATGGAGTGCGTGTCGAGATGGAGTCAACAGCATATCTTAA
- a CDS encoding iron-sulfur cluster assembly scaffold protein — MYSATVLQHYRNPRNVGKIDDADGIGVYMSDFCGDITKFWIKVSEGRILDVKYRTQGCAASIACGSILTELVKGKTVDEALRITKDDIISALGGLPEAKVHCSVLADDALKDAIRDYLSRNKMHVPEELIEKHERIKPLIEKMEQMGYVLI; from the coding sequence ATGTATAGTGCAACTGTCCTCCAGCATTACCGTAACCCCAGGAATGTAGGGAAGATAGATGACGCCGACGGCATCGGGGTTTACATGAGTGACTTCTGTGGAGATATAACCAAGTTTTGGATAAAGGTTTCAGAAGGTAGGATACTGGATGTGAAGTATAGGACTCAAGGATGCGCAGCCTCAATAGCTTGCGGGAGCATTTTGACTGAACTTGTCAAAGGCAAGACTGTGGATGAGGCTCTGAGGATTACGAAGGATGACATAATCTCAGCTCTGGGTGGTCTGCCTGAGGCAAAGGTTCACTGCTCAGTCCTAGCAGATGACGCCTTGAAGGACGCTATTAGAGACTATCTATCAAGAAATAAAATGCATGTTCCTGAGGAGCTTATTGAGAAGCATGAGAGGATCAAGCCTCTAATAGAGAAGATGGAGCAGATGGGTTACGTTCTGATTTAA
- a CDS encoding ROK family protein has protein sequence MKMIVCVDLGGTNLRVALGISEGRIFNRRMEKVDKSSGPRGIIRQILRMIHSLEKNPERIASINVATAGPLNLKDGSIVNSPHFKFKHIPIVKPLKDTLGVPVYFANDCVAGVIGEKEFGAGRRYSNIVYVTLSSGIGAGVFVDNHLLIGKNGNAHEVGHMTIDHSGKLTCGCGGKGHWEAYCGGDAAANFIKLQLESKPRKDVEASQLYRISGGNLNLLSSIDLFESAKKGDRLALEIVRSMGRLNAIGFANIVNAYDPELITVGGAIAVSNPTLVLGPVKRFIRQYSINRVPRIVLTRLVEDSVLYGSLRLSYYLDQ, from the coding sequence ATGAAGATGATAGTCTGTGTTGATTTAGGCGGGACAAACCTCAGGGTGGCGTTGGGAATCAGTGAAGGCAGAATATTTAACCGTCGGATGGAGAAAGTTGATAAGTCATCAGGTCCCAGAGGAATAATCCGCCAAATACTGCGCATGATACATTCGCTTGAGAAGAACCCAGAAAGAATAGCAAGCATCAACGTGGCAACTGCAGGCCCACTCAACCTGAAAGATGGCTCAATAGTAAACTCACCCCACTTCAAATTCAAACATATCCCCATAGTTAAGCCTCTGAAGGATACTCTTGGGGTACCGGTCTATTTTGCCAACGACTGTGTCGCAGGCGTCATTGGAGAGAAAGAGTTTGGTGCCGGCAGGAGATACTCGAACATAGTCTATGTGACTTTGAGTTCTGGAATAGGCGCCGGAGTATTTGTAGACAATCATCTATTGATAGGTAAAAATGGTAACGCCCACGAGGTCGGCCATATGACGATAGACCATTCTGGAAAGTTGACCTGTGGATGCGGAGGAAAGGGCCACTGGGAAGCCTACTGTGGAGGAGACGCCGCGGCGAACTTCATTAAACTACAATTAGAATCGAAGCCGCGTAAAGATGTTGAAGCGAGCCAATTATATAGGATTTCAGGAGGCAACCTGAATCTGCTTTCATCAATAGACCTCTTTGAGTCAGCCAAGAAGGGTGATCGCTTAGCATTGGAGATCGTTAGAAGTATGGGCAGACTTAACGCAATAGGCTTCGCGAACATAGTCAACGCTTACGATCCTGAACTGATCACCGTCGGAGGTGCAATAGCGGTATCCAATCCGACTCTAGTACTTGGACCGGTAAAACGTTTCATCCGCCAATATAGCATTAATAGGGTTCCGAGAATCGTGTTGACGAGACTTGTAGAGGATTCGGTGCTATACGGATCTTTAAGACTCTCATACTACTTGGATCAATGA